In Engraulis encrasicolus isolate BLACKSEA-1 chromosome 15, IST_EnEncr_1.0, whole genome shotgun sequence, the following proteins share a genomic window:
- the rprmb gene encoding protein reprimo B, whose product MNYTAFNDTESTGLLSNSSDGFFKCCNVSSSVVTDSGFEATVLDERNFFMTRVVQIAVMCVLSLTVVFGIFFLGCNLLIKSQGMINFLMTDRRPSKDVEAVIVGTY is encoded by the coding sequence ATGAACTACACGGCATTCAACGACACCGAGTCTACCGGTTTGCTCTCCAACAGTAGCGATGGTTTCTTCAAGTGTTGCAACGTCTCCTCGTCGGTGGTCACGGATAGCGGCTTTGAGGCAACCGTCTTGGATGAGCGTAACTTTTTCATGACGCGCGTGGTTCAGATAGCCGTCATGTGCGTGCTGTCCCTCACCGTGGTGTTCGGGATCTTCTTCCTCGGCTGCAACTTGCTCATTAAATCCCAGGGCATGATCAACTTTCTCATGACGGACAGGAGACCCTCCAAAGACGTCGAGGCGGTCATTGTTGGCACTTACTAA